The Amycolatopsis sp. NBC_01480 genome segment CGAACCTGCGTGCCGCCTACTACCTCCGAGTGGAAGACGGTCACCCGCAGATCACCGCCGAGGACGTCACCGGCGACGACCTCGCGACAGCGGCGCACGCTGGGCGGCTCGGCACCCCGGGTGAGATCGTCGACGCGGCCGTCCAGCTCGCCTGGGGACTCCAGGCGGTGCACGAAGCCGGTCTGTCCCACGGCGACGTCCGGACGGCCACTGCCGTGCTCGCCGAGGACGGCGTCGTGCAGCTCACCGGATTCGGCTCGCTCTCCTCCACAAAGGACGGTGGAGACCTGCGTGCGCTGGCTGCCGTCGTCACAGAGCTGTTCGACGGGCTGGTCATGCCCGAAGCCGTCGCGGCCCTGCTGCGTGAATCGCCGCCGACCGCCCGCGAGTTCGCGGACCGGCTCATCGCGCTCTACCCCGAGCTGACCGGCAGCCCGTATCCCCGCGAGGCCCCGCAGCCCGTGGCGCAGTCGGCGAACGAGTGGAACAACCGCGCCGCATCGCTGGCACTGGCGGGCGAGCACACCGAGGCCGAGCAGTACTGGGAGCAGGCCCTGCGCGAGGACCCGCGGCACCCGGACGCGACGTTCAACCTCGGGCTTTCCTTGTGGCGCACCGCCCGCATCACCGACGACGAGCTGATGCGCCGGCTGGAAGCGGCCGGGCAGGCCAGTGCGCACCAGCCGCACAACCGCGTGGTGCGGCTGGCCGGGCTGGCCGACGGCGAGCGCGGCCGGCCCTGGTCCGAAGAGGACGGCGAGGACCCGCCCCTGACGGCCCGGTGCAAGGCCGGCTGGCTGTACGCCGTGGCGCTCACTCCGGACGGACGGCACGCCGTCTGGGGCGCGGAGGACGGCGTGGTCCTCTGGTGGAACTTCGACGGCGGCGAGATCGTCAAGCTCACCGGGCACACCGAAGGGGTCTGGGCGGTCGCGGTGACCCCGGACGGCCGGTTCGCCTTGTCCGGCGCCGCCGACAACACGTTGCGCTACTGGGACTTGACCACCCGACGCTGCCTGCGAGCCCTCAAAGGACACCGGCAGCGGGTACGCGGCGTTGCGATCAGCCCGGACGGCCGGTTCGGTGTCTCCTGCGCGGAGGACGGCCGCGTCCTGCGCTGGGATCTGGCCAGTGGCAAGGAGACGGGCACGATCACCGAGGGGAAGATCGGCCTGATCGCGGTCGCGATGACCCCGGACAGCCAGTACGTCGCGGTGGCCGGCAACCACGGCTCGCTGCAGTGGCGGGAGGTCCGGACCGGCCGTCTCCTGCACGAACTCGCCGGCCACAGCGACGACGTCTACGCGGTCGCCGTCACCCCCGACGGCCAGTACGCGCTCTCCTCGGACGGAGAGCGGGAGGTGCGCTGGTGGAATCTGCGCACCGGCGAGTGCCTGCGGACGATCACCGGACACCTCGCCACGGTCGCGGCGGTGGCCATCTCGGCCGACGGACGGCTGGGCGTCAGCGGGAGCATGGACCGCACGGTGCGCCGCTGGGACCTGGCCACCGGCCGTTGCCTGCGCACGATCGAACACGATTACCTCGTCCTCGGCGTGGGCATGTCCGCCGACGGCGGGCGTGTGGTCTCCACCGCCACCGACCGCAAGCTGCGGGTCTGGGACCAGCCCGCCGCCGTGATCGCGCCGTGGAGTTACGGCACCACCGGCAGCGCGCGCGAACTCAAGTCGTGGGGACGGGAATTCCGGTCCGAGGTGAGCCAGATCCGGTACCTGCTGGCGAACGCGGCGGTCCCGGCCGCGACCGAGCGGCTGCTGAAAGTGATGGACCTGCCCGGCTACGCGCGGCACCCCGAGGTGCTGGAGCTGTGGCGCGCGGCGGGCCGGACCCGGCGGCGCACCGCGTTCATGGACATCCGCCGCGTCCGCACGATCGAAAACCCGGCTGGCCTCACCGCGCTCGCGCTCGCCCCGGACGGCCGGCGGGCGCTGGCCGCGGGCTGGGACTACACACTTCGCCTGTGGGACCTCGAAACGGGGGAGTGCCGGAAAGAACTCACCGGCCACCAGGACTCGGTCACCTCGATCGCCTTCGCGCCGGACGGGAGCACGGCCGTGTCGGCGAGCGCCGAGCACACCCTGCGAGTCTGGGACCTGAACACGGGTGTCTGCCTGAAGGTGCTGTCCGGGCACGCCGACGAGGTGACCGCGGTCGCCGTGGCCGCATCGGGACACGTGCTGTCGGGGAGCGCCGACCACACGCTGCGCTGGTGGGACCCGCGCACGGGGGAGTGCCTGCGAGTCCTTTCCGGACACACCGGCCCGGTCAGCTCCCTCGCGCTCACCCCGGACGGCCGTCACGCCGCGTCTGGGGGCGCTGATGCCACCGTGCAGTGGTGGGACCTCGGCACCGGTGAGTGCCGCAAAACCTTGCGCAGCCACAAATGCGGCTCACGGGCAGTCGGGGTGACCCCGGACGGGAGCCTCGTGGTGTCCGGCGAGGACTGCGGGAACCTCTCCCGGTGGGAGCTGCCGAAGGGGCAGGGGATCTCCTCGCTGACCGGGCACCAGGGCGCGATGCTCGGCCTCGCCGTCACCGCCGACGGGGCGCACGTCCTCACCGTCGGCGCGGACCGCGACCTGCGCGTGCGGGAGCTGCGGTCCGGCCGGAACCTGCGGGTGGTGACCGGGCACGACGACGAGGTTTTCGCGGTCGCGATCGCCGCGGACGGCTGGTCCGCGGTCACCGGCAGCCGGGACGGCACGGTGCTCGCCTGGGCCCTCGACTGGAACCACGAACCCCGCGAGTGAGGTGACGCGAGGATGCGCCTGCCCTGGCAGCGGAAGAACAGCCCGGCTTCACAGCGCGACGGCGTGCGGGCTGACCCGACCCTGACCGGGCCCGAGGAGCGGCCGTCCGGCGAATCCGGCCCGATCTCTTGGGGCGTCGGCGAAACCGTGCTCGGCACGTACCGGATCGAGGCGAAGCTCGGCGCCGGCGGCATGGGCGTGGTCCACCGGGTGCGGCACCTGGACTGGGGGCTGGACCTCGCGGTGAAGAGCCCGCTGCCGCGGATGTGGCTGTCCGGCGTGCAGGCGTTCGTCGACGAGGCCGAGGTGTGGGTCGGCCTGCCGCCGCATCCGAACGTGTGCACCTGCCACTACGTGCGGGTGCTCGGCGGGGTGCCGAGGATCTTCGCCGAGTTCGTCGAGGGCGGCACGGTCGCGGAGGCGCTGGAAGCCGGGCGGCTGCGGGACCTCGACGGCATCCTCGACGTCGCGATCCAGCTGGCGTGGGGGCTGCGGGCCGCGCACGAGGCCGGCGTGGTGCACCAGGATGTCAAGCCCAGCAACGCTTTGCGGAGCGCCGACGGGCTGGTGAAGATCACCGACTTCGGACTGGCCCGGGCACAGCAGCGGTCCGAAGGCGCCGACAGCGTGGCAGAACCGGAGTCGATCCTGGTCACCCACCGCGGCCTGACGCCCGCGTACGCGTCGCCGGAGCAGTCCCGCGGACAGCGCGCCGGACGGCCCGGTGACGTGTGGTCGTGGGCGGTCACCGTGCTGGAGCTGTTCACCGGCGAGGTGACCTGGACGCTCGGCGCGTTCGCCGGCGCGGCGCTGGACGAGTACCGCGCCCGCGGGGCCGCGCCGGGCCGGCCGGTCATGCCGGGCGAAGTCGCGGCCCTGCTCAAGGAGTGCTTCACCGTCGACGCGGCCGCGCGCCCGGCCGACCTCAGTGCGCTGGCGGACCGCCTGGTCACCGCGTACGCCACCCACGTCGGGCGGCCGTACCCGCGGACGGCCACCAGCCCGATGGCCGTGCGCGCCGACGGGTTCAACAACAAGGCACTGTCCATGCTGGACCTCGGCCGGACCGGGCAGGCGAGGCAGTTCTGGGGCCAGGCCCTGGAAGCCGACCCGCGGCACCTGGACGCGACGTTCAACAGCAAGCTCGGCCAGTGGCGCGAAGGCGAGCTGACCGACCTCCAGCTGATCGCGCACCTGGAGCGGTTTCGCTTCTCCCTGCCCGAATCCGACCCCGGCCGGGCTCGCCTGGCGTACGCGCTCGGCGTGGTGCACCTGGAACGCCGTGACCTCGCGGCAGCCAAGGCTCAACTCGGCGAAGCGGTGTCCGGCGACCCCGATGTCGCAGCCGCCCTCGACGCTGTCGACCGCGCCGAGCCCGTCCGGCTGCGGACGCTGGAGCTGCCCGAGCAGGAGGGCAAGACCTGTCCGCTGGCCATCGCGCCCACCGGCCGGTACGCCGTTTCCGGCGGCGAGGACCGGACCGTCCGGTGGTGGGACCTGGCGACCGGCCGGTGCCTGCGGATCCTGACCGGCCACACCGACCTGGTCTGCGGGGTGGCGTTGGCCGAGGACGGCCGGTTCGCCCTTTCCGGTGCCATGGATGGCACGGTGCGCTGGTGGGACCTGGTCGAGGGGACCGGCCTGCGCACCTTCACCGGCAGCGACGGCGTGCCGTTCTTCTGCGTCGCCCTGTCCGGAGACGGACGGAACGCCCTCGCCGGCGACGCGCAGGGCGCGCTGTGGTGGTGGGACCTCACCACCGGCCAGTGCCTGCGGAAGCTGAGCGGGCACGAGGGCGGGGTCGACTGCGTGGTCGGGCTGTCCGACGGCCACGCCCTGTCGGCGGGTGAAGACGGCACCGTGCGGCAGTGGGACCTCACCACGGGCGAGCAGGTGCGCACGTTCACCGGGCACCGCGGCGCCGTGTACGTGCTCACCCCGCTGCCCGGCGGCACCCGGTTCCTCTCGGCCGGGCACGACGGCGCGGTGCGGTTGTGGGAGCTGGCCACCGGCCGTTGCCTGCGCGTGCTCAGCTATCCCCACCGGGTGCTCGACGTGCTCACCACGACGATCTTCGCGGTCGCCGCCACCCCGGACGGGCGCACCGCGATCGTCGGCAACAAGGAAGGCGAGCTGACCTGGTGGGACCTGAGTACGGGACGCTGCGTGTGGACCGTCGACGTCGGCGGCACGCTCAACTCGCTGATGGTCGCCGCCGACGGCCGGACCGCGCTGTCCGGCGGGTTCGACCAGACCGTGCGCTGGTGGGACCTCGCGCCCGGCCGCCCGGCGCCGTGGAGCTACAGCCGTCCACGGTCCACAGTGGACCTCAGCACGCAGGCCGAGCGGTTCCACGGCCGGATCGGCGCCGCGCGGGCGTTGCTGGACCGGGGTGACGCGCCCGACGCGGCGCAGGAGCTGCGGGCGGCACGGGCGGTCGTCGGGTTCGAGAACGACGCGGAGCTGGGCTCGTTGTGGCGCCGGGCCGGCCACAGTGGACGGCGCACCGCCATCATCGGCAGCCGCCGGACCCGCCGTCTGGAGACGCCCGCCCATCTCACCAAGGCGGTGGGCATCACCGCCAATGGCCGGCGCGCGTTGAGCTCGACCGCGGACACTCTGCTCCGCTGGTGGGACCTGACCACCGGCGACTGCCTGCACACCCTCGACGCCGGCGACGGCTTCGCGTTCACCGCCGCGGTCACCCCCGACGGCCGGCACGCGGTCTCCGTCGGTGACCGGAAGGTGCACTGGTGGGATCTCAACAGCGGCAAACGCCGGGCCGCGCTGCCGCTCGGCACCGATGGGGGAATGACCTTCGCGGTGGCCATCACGCCCGACGGCCGCCGCGCCGTTTCCGCGGGCACGGACCGGGTCCTGCGCTGGTGGGACCTGGCCGGCGGCCGCTGCCTGCGCACCCTGGCCGGCCACGAAGCCCACCTCAACACCGTAGCCGTCACCGCCGATGGCCGCCGCGCACTGTCCGGCAGCGCCGACCACACCCTCCGGTACTGGGATCTGACCACCGGGGAGTGCCTCCGTACGTCCACTCCGGATAGTGGCGGCGTGAGCGCGGTCGCGGTGACCCCGGACGGCCGGCACGCCGTGTCCGGCAGCACCACCGGCGCGGTCTTCGCCTGGGACCTGGCCAGCGGCGAGGGGCGGGAACTGCCGGGGCGGCACGCCGCCCAGCTCAACTCGGTCGCGATCACCGCGGACGGCCGCCACGCGCTGTCCGGCGGCGAGGACACGACGATGCGCTGGTGGGACCTGGCCGAGGGCCGCTGCCTGCACCAGGTGAAGGAGACCTACGTCGCGTCAGCCGCGATGACCCCGAGCGGCCACCACGTGCTCTCCGGCATGTCGGACGGTTCGGTGCTGCTCTGGGAAGTCGACTGGGACTACGAGTTCTGAGCGCCGCGTCGTCGAATCGCCGACGGCGGTAGGTTGGGATCATGGGACAAGAAGAGGCCTCCGTGCCCAGTGAGCTGCCCAGCAACTGGGGCCGCTGGGGCGAGGATGACGAACGCGGCACACTCAACCTGATCACCGACGAGGTCCGCGCGCGGGCCGCCGCGGAGGTCCGAACCGGACAGTCCGTGTCATTGGCGCAGCCGATCGAACCGGTGACGCTGCTCGGCCGCCCGTTCTCGCCGGAGACGACCGACGGCTCGCCGGTCTTCCAGATGCTCTCGCACACCGGCACCGCGCAGGTGTCCGCCGATCTGATGCTGGTGACCAACCACCACCCGCGCTCCACGCACCTGGACGCGTTGTCGCACCAGACTTTCGAGGGCAAGGCCTACCCGGGCCGCCCGATGGCGGAGTGCGTGACCCCGGTCGGCGTGCGGTTCGGCTCCACGGCCGGCTTCGCGTCCGGCATCGTCACCCGCGGCGTCCTGCTGGACCTCGCCGTCGACGGCCCGCTGCCCACCGACCACGTCGTGTCCCCGCAAGACCTGGAAGCAGCCGAAGAGCGCGAAGGCGTCCACCTTGAATCCGGCGACGCCCTGGTCATCCGCGGCGGCCGGCTGCTCCGGCTCAACCAGCCGATTCCGGGCCTGTCGGTGGACAGCGTCCGCTGGATGCACGCTCGCGGTGTCTCCCTGTACGTCGGCGACATCGGCGACGCGCACCCACCGCAGGTCCCGGGCGCGCCGTCCCCGCTGCACACGGTTGCCTTGGCGCGCATGGGCATGCCGCTGCTCGACGCGGCGCAGGTGGAGGACCTCGCTGTGCTTTGCGCCGAACTCGGCCGGTACAGCTTCCTGCTCAGCGTCGCCCCGCCGCGCATCCTCGGGCTGACCGGCGTGCCAGTGAACCCGATCGCCATCTTCTGACCCGGCTTTGTTCTATGCGCCCGATTCAGGCCTGATCGCGGCGTACAGGAACATATCGACCCGTTGGCCGTTGATCTCCTGATGGCTTCGCAGCAGGCCTTCACGTTCGTACCCCGCGTGCTCCGCGGCGCGCTGGGACGCGACGTTCCAGGGCTCGATGTACAGCTCGATCCGGTGGAGCTCCGGAAGAGACCAGGCGAACCGCGTCAACGCCGTGAGCGCCTGGCCCGCCACCCCTCGCGCGCGGCTGCGGGGCGCCACGGCGTACCCCGCGGTCGCGCGCCCCGCCGCGGTGGGCGCGAGGTGCAGCCCTGCCGTCCCGAGCGCCGCATCGGTCTCGCGATGCGCCACACACCAGGAATACCCGGCGCCGGTGTCGAGCCGGGCGGCCTGTCGCTCCATAAAGGACAGAGCGTCCTCCTGGTCGGCGTGGCTCGGCAGCGAGCCGATTGTCGGCACGTACGAATCGGTCGCGAGATCCCGGAGCATGTCGACGTCACGCTCCGCGAAGCCCCGGAGCCGCACGTCCCCGAACGATGGGCCAGGTGAGGGCAGGACCAACGGAAGCGACTCCATACCACCGGTCATTTCCGAGCGGCGCCGGCCAGAACCGTGGATTCGTTGGCGGACTTGAAGTCCACCTTCACCTCGTGGTCGCCGGCTTGTTCGGGGTGCCAGTCCACGGTCCAGGTCACGCCGGGGTCAACGAGCTTGAAGTCGCCGAAGAGCTGGGCGACTTCTTCCCGGTCGCGGTAGATGACGGGGCTGGACGAGGCGTCGTAGGCCGCCTTCAGTTCGGTCAGCAGTTTCTTGATCTCCGGGGGGACGCCGTCCTCGGTGCCGTGGGACAGGGCCAGGTACGAGCCGGGCGCGAGCAGATCGCGGTAGCGCGCGACGAGGCTCGGCCCGAGGTCTTCGTCGCTGCCCGAATCGGGGGACGGCGGCTGCTGGAAGTGCAGGACCGCGATCAGCAGCAACGCGACCGGTTGGTCCAGGTCGATGATCCCGGTGTCCCGGATCTGCGCCCACAGCCCGTCCGGATCACGCATGTCGCCCTGGATCACGGTGTGCCGCTCAGGATCGCCGTGCTCCCGGAGCAGGCTGCGCGAATGCGCGACGGCCACCGGTTCGTGGTCGATGTAGACGACCCGGACCTCGCCCGGTGCGAGGTGTTCGGCCACCTCGTGCGCGTGGCCCATGGTGGGCACACCGGAGCCGATGTCGACGAACTGCCGGACGCCTTGCTTGACCAGGTACCGCACGACGCGGTGCAGGAACATCCGGTTCGCCCGGCAGATGGGCCGGATGATGGGGTACCGGCTGAGGTATCGGTCGGCGAACTGGCGGTCGATCTCCCAATTCGTGGTGCCGCCGAGGTAGTAGTCGTACATACGGGCGGCGCTGGGATGACTGAGATCGATGCCCGGCGGGGGAAAGCGGTTCTCGTCGAGCCCGGTCACAGTGCAACTCCTTCTTGTTGGGCGGGGTTCAGAGTAGTCGTTTGCATCAGGGGACAGCCGTTGCCATTCGGGCGGCGTTGATTTCCCGTTCGGCGTGCTCGAGCAGTTCCCGGGATTCCTCCCGGCTCAGTGCCGCGCTGCTCAGCGACGCCCAGCGGTCGAGGTACGACGCCTGGAAGTTGTCGTCCTCCGACCGCTGGATTCCCTGGGGCGTCTCGCCGTAGGCGAAATCCTTGGCACCGTTGGTGAACCGGAAAACGGTCAGGTCCAGCGGCAGGTACGGCAATTCGCCGAACGGCACGAACCGGATCGTCACGCCGGGATGTTTCGCGATCAGGTTCAGCATGTGCTTGACCTGGTCGAGCACGACGTACGGGCCGAGCTTCCGGGTGCGGGTGAGTTGCACCAGCGCGCTTTCGCTGAGCAGGAATTCGTACTCCCGGTCCGGATAGCGCTCGAAAACGCGGGCGCGTTGCCCGCGTTCGTAAACCGCGTCGTCGATATTGCTGCGGCCGGCCGTGCTGAACAAAGTGAGCATGTAGCTTTCGCATTGCAGCTGGCCGCTGATCCGCTCACCGGTCCAGCTCCGCACGACGGCCGCTTCCTGCTCGGCGCCGAGGATGTCGCGGAACCACGCGGGGGTGGCGACGAACCGGCGTCCGGACCAGACGCCGGCCACGCTCGCCGTCGTGTTGAGCCCCCGCATGACCGCCGCGTCGGCGTCGGTGATCTTCAGCGCCGCGATGAACTTCTCCAGCTGGTCCGGCTGCATGCCGAGGTGCGCGTGCTCGAGCTTGCTGATGTTGGCCTGCGTGTAGCCCACCAGCTTGCCGAACTCGGCTTGGGTCAGGCCCAGCTTCTTGCGTGCCGCGGAGATCATCGTGCCCAGCTCTCGCTGCTGGGCCGCGACGGAGGGCAAGGTCACCGGATTGTGCCGTCCAATCAGGGGATTCAGGACTCCCCATAGTAAGACACGGAGGCACACAGGTGCAGCGTTACCCGGTCGCGGGTCGCCATTTCCGGCCCCGGACGGGTCGGGTCAATCGGCCATCAGCGTCGACAATGCGGCAACAAGCCCGACGCAGGGTCAGCAGTCGAACTGCCCGGCGCGAACGGACGTGACAAAAGCCGCCCATTCTTCGGGCGTGAAGAGCAGTACCGGTGATTCGCCGAGCTTGGAGTCCCGGACCGCGACCAGTCCGGGCCGGCCCAGATTGACCTCGACGCAGTTGCCGGAGTTGTCCCCGCAGGGAATCGGCCGCTGCCACGCGGTGTCGTCCAGTGAGAGCGCCGCGGTCTTCGGGTCGTAGCTTTCCATGATCGCCCCTCGTCAAGATGTTCGCGGGTAATTGGATTATTCCGTCCATCCAGAGTCGTGCTGGAATATTCCACGCGCAAGAGGCGAGCGGTGATCTTGGGCTGGTGGGTGACATGTTCACCCATTCGGCCCGGTATGGGTGCTTTTCGGTAATCGGCGGTGGTCAGAGGCCTGCGGTGACGTTGCCGCAGGCCTCTGACCGGGGACTTACCGGGCCGGGGTGGCCGGGGTCCGGTGGACGCCGGCGGGCGGCCGGTCGCACTTGACGACGCTGATGCTGCCGTCCGGGTTCTTCCGGATTTCGATGCAGCCGGGCTTGCCCTGGGGGTCACCGGGCTGCGCCGTGCCGGACGGGCCGGGCGCCCCGGTGTCGGCGAACGCGGGCGCGGCGCTGAAGGCGATGCCGCCGATGGCGGCCAGACCGGCGATACCGACGGCGATGCGTCGGCGGGTGTCAGCAGACATGCTTGCTCCTTGACGGTGAGTGCTGATGGAACGCCGTCAGTCAACGGGAAACCCCGTTTCCAAAAGGTTTCCACCGCCTTGCCCCGCCCTGGCGGCAGTGGAGATCTTTTCGAAACCCCGTGGCCGCTAGGCTGGCCGGGCCGACCGGAACGGGGTTGTCATGCGCGTATTGGTGGTCGAGGACCAGACCATGCTGGCCGACCTGGTGGCCACCGGCCTGCGCCGGGAGACGATGGCGGTGGACGTCGCCTACGACGGGACCGCCGCCCAGTACCGGCTCGGGGTGCACGACTACGACGTGGTGGTGCTGGACCGCGACCTGCCCGGCGTGCCCGGCGATGAGATCTGCCGCGAGCTGATCGGCTCCGGCTCCCGGACCAAGGTGCTGATGCTCACCGCCGCCGGCTCGCTGGACGACCGGGTGGACGGCCTGGGCCTGGGCGCCGACGACTACCTCGCCAAGCCGTTCGAGTTCCCCGAACTGGTGGCCAG includes the following:
- a CDS encoding GNAT family N-acetyltransferase, whose protein sequence is MRLRGFAERDVDMLRDLATDSYVPTIGSLPSHADQEDALSFMERQAARLDTGAGYSWCVAHRETDAALGTAGLHLAPTAAGRATAGYAVAPRSRARGVAGQALTALTRFAWSLPELHRIELYIEPWNVASQRAAEHAGYEREGLLRSHQEINGQRVDMFLYAAIRPESGA
- a CDS encoding DUF397 domain-containing protein — translated: MESYDPKTAALSLDDTAWQRPIPCGDNSGNCVEVNLGRPGLVAVRDSKLGESPVLLFTPEEWAAFVTSVRAGQFDC
- a CDS encoding SAM-dependent methyltransferase, which encodes MTGLDENRFPPPGIDLSHPSAARMYDYYLGGTTNWEIDRQFADRYLSRYPIIRPICRANRMFLHRVVRYLVKQGVRQFVDIGSGVPTMGHAHEVAEHLAPGEVRVVYIDHEPVAVAHSRSLLREHGDPERHTVIQGDMRDPDGLWAQIRDTGIIDLDQPVALLLIAVLHFQQPPSPDSGSDEDLGPSLVARYRDLLAPGSYLALSHGTEDGVPPEIKKLLTELKAAYDASSSPVIYRDREEVAQLFGDFKLVDPGVTWTVDWHPEQAGDHEVKVDFKSANESTVLAGAARK
- a CDS encoding response regulator transcription factor gives rise to the protein MRVLVVEDQTMLADLVATGLRRETMAVDVAYDGTAAQYRLGVHDYDVVVLDRDLPGVPGDEICRELIGSGSRTKVLMLTAAGSLDDRVDGLGLGADDYLAKPFEFPELVARVRALARRVTRASPPVLRQSTVELDTAARQVTRNGRPIALAPKEFAVLEVLMTEAGAFVSAEELLVRAWDEHADPFTNAVRVTMSKLRAKLGDPPVIETGSGAGYRIAP
- a CDS encoding cyclase family protein; protein product: MGQEEASVPSELPSNWGRWGEDDERGTLNLITDEVRARAAAEVRTGQSVSLAQPIEPVTLLGRPFSPETTDGSPVFQMLSHTGTAQVSADLMLVTNHHPRSTHLDALSHQTFEGKAYPGRPMAECVTPVGVRFGSTAGFASGIVTRGVLLDLAVDGPLPTDHVVSPQDLEAAEEREGVHLESGDALVIRGGRLLRLNQPIPGLSVDSVRWMHARGVSLYVGDIGDAHPPQVPGAPSPLHTVALARMGMPLLDAAQVEDLAVLCAELGRYSFLLSVAPPRILGLTGVPVNPIAIF
- a CDS encoding serine/threonine-protein kinase, which codes for MRLPWQRKNSPASQRDGVRADPTLTGPEERPSGESGPISWGVGETVLGTYRIEAKLGAGGMGVVHRVRHLDWGLDLAVKSPLPRMWLSGVQAFVDEAEVWVGLPPHPNVCTCHYVRVLGGVPRIFAEFVEGGTVAEALEAGRLRDLDGILDVAIQLAWGLRAAHEAGVVHQDVKPSNALRSADGLVKITDFGLARAQQRSEGADSVAEPESILVTHRGLTPAYASPEQSRGQRAGRPGDVWSWAVTVLELFTGEVTWTLGAFAGAALDEYRARGAAPGRPVMPGEVAALLKECFTVDAAARPADLSALADRLVTAYATHVGRPYPRTATSPMAVRADGFNNKALSMLDLGRTGQARQFWGQALEADPRHLDATFNSKLGQWREGELTDLQLIAHLERFRFSLPESDPGRARLAYALGVVHLERRDLAAAKAQLGEAVSGDPDVAAALDAVDRAEPVRLRTLELPEQEGKTCPLAIAPTGRYAVSGGEDRTVRWWDLATGRCLRILTGHTDLVCGVALAEDGRFALSGAMDGTVRWWDLVEGTGLRTFTGSDGVPFFCVALSGDGRNALAGDAQGALWWWDLTTGQCLRKLSGHEGGVDCVVGLSDGHALSAGEDGTVRQWDLTTGEQVRTFTGHRGAVYVLTPLPGGTRFLSAGHDGAVRLWELATGRCLRVLSYPHRVLDVLTTTIFAVAATPDGRTAIVGNKEGELTWWDLSTGRCVWTVDVGGTLNSLMVAADGRTALSGGFDQTVRWWDLAPGRPAPWSYSRPRSTVDLSTQAERFHGRIGAARALLDRGDAPDAAQELRAARAVVGFENDAELGSLWRRAGHSGRRTAIIGSRRTRRLETPAHLTKAVGITANGRRALSSTADTLLRWWDLTTGDCLHTLDAGDGFAFTAAVTPDGRHAVSVGDRKVHWWDLNSGKRRAALPLGTDGGMTFAVAITPDGRRAVSAGTDRVLRWWDLAGGRCLRTLAGHEAHLNTVAVTADGRRALSGSADHTLRYWDLTTGECLRTSTPDSGGVSAVAVTPDGRHAVSGSTTGAVFAWDLASGEGRELPGRHAAQLNSVAITADGRHALSGGEDTTMRWWDLAEGRCLHQVKETYVASAAMTPSGHHVLSGMSDGSVLLWEVDWDYEF
- a CDS encoding helix-turn-helix domain-containing protein, which produces MTLPSVAAQQRELGTMISAARKKLGLTQAEFGKLVGYTQANISKLEHAHLGMQPDQLEKFIAALKITDADAAVMRGLNTTASVAGVWSGRRFVATPAWFRDILGAEQEAAVVRSWTGERISGQLQCESYMLTLFSTAGRSNIDDAVYERGQRARVFERYPDREYEFLLSESALVQLTRTRKLGPYVVLDQVKHMLNLIAKHPGVTIRFVPFGELPYLPLDLTVFRFTNGAKDFAYGETPQGIQRSEDDNFQASYLDRWASLSSAALSREESRELLEHAEREINAARMATAVP